In one Arenibacter antarcticus genomic region, the following are encoded:
- a CDS encoding acetyl-CoA carboxylase biotin carboxyl carrier protein subunit: MNNYLISIQEDSFTFNQEDLEALDIISIGDSQYHSLSDLKSYDIKVIQADFPNKLITVEVNGNTYPLKLQDQYDQMVDKLGMLAAKSQQINKVKAPMPGLIIDIMATVGQEVSKGTPLLVLSAMKMENIITSPGQGVIKRIEVKIDDAVVKGQILIEME; encoded by the coding sequence ATGAACAATTACCTCATAAGTATCCAAGAAGATAGTTTTACATTCAACCAAGAAGATTTGGAAGCATTGGATATTATTTCCATTGGTGATTCACAATATCATTCCTTGTCCGACTTAAAATCATATGATATTAAAGTGATTCAAGCTGATTTTCCCAACAAGCTGATCACCGTTGAGGTAAATGGTAATACTTATCCCCTAAAGCTACAGGACCAGTACGACCAAATGGTAGATAAATTGGGAATGCTCGCAGCCAAATCACAGCAAATAAACAAAGTAAAGGCACCCATGCCAGGGCTTATAATAGACATTATGGCCACTGTTGGTCAAGAAGTTTCTAAAGGCACACCCCTACTGGTTTTATCAGCAATGAAAATGGAGAATATCATAACTTCCCCCGGACAGGGCGTTATTAAACGAATAGAGGTGAAGATCGACGATGCCGTGGTAAAGGGTCAGATTTTAATAGAAATGGAATAA
- a CDS encoding fasciclin domain-containing protein, whose amino-acid sequence MKPIINLKSCLASFFILGLVFSCKNEGKTATTDTSNSTETGINANQGQAFIEDDGSTPNVLNIAIGSPDHTTLVAAVQAASLENVLVNAGPLMVFAPTNEAFDALPEGTVEDLLKPENKEALANILKFHVTPGNYSKDFIKKFKKLGQANNQSVPVEVKGEDVYVGGAKIIASIPGGNGIVHVVDKVMLPPTE is encoded by the coding sequence ATGAAGCCAATCATTAACTTAAAATCATGTCTCGCATCATTTTTTATACTGGGTCTAGTATTCAGTTGTAAAAATGAGGGCAAAACCGCAACGACGGATACCTCCAATTCTACGGAAACTGGAATTAATGCAAATCAGGGCCAGGCCTTCATAGAGGATGATGGTTCTACGCCTAATGTGCTAAATATTGCTATAGGCTCGCCAGATCATACCACTTTGGTAGCGGCCGTGCAGGCAGCAAGTTTGGAAAATGTGTTGGTAAATGCGGGACCTCTTATGGTTTTTGCGCCTACCAATGAGGCATTTGACGCCTTGCCCGAAGGTACAGTGGAAGATCTATTGAAACCGGAAAACAAGGAGGCCTTGGCTAATATTTTAAAGTTCCATGTAACCCCCGGCAATTACAGCAAGGATTTTATAAAGAAATTTAAAAAATTGGGACAGGCAAACAACCAGAGTGTTCCCGTTGAGGTAAAAGGGGAGGATGTCTATGTTGGCGGTGCAAAAATAATTGCCAGTATCCCTGGCGGCAATGGAATTGTACATGTGGTGGATAAGGTAATGTTGCCTCCTACAGAATAA
- a CDS encoding acyl-CoA carboxylase subunit beta → MKEKVKTVAEKIALSKLGGGKKRMDAQHAKGKLTARERIHFLLDEGSFEEMGALVTHRTTDFGMDKQIFYGDGVVTGFGTIHGREVCVFAQDFTVFGGSLSETNAEKICKIMDMAMKIGVPIIGLNDSGGARIQEGVRSLGGYADIFHRNVMASGVIPQISAIMGPCAGGAVYSPAMTDFTLMVENTSYMFVTGPNVVKTVTNEEVTSEELGGAITHATKSGVTHFTAMNDMECIAQIKQLISYFPQNCEDIPSSLPYSLQTEIREDLETIIPENANQPYDMRHVIQELIDTDTFFEVHKLYAENIVVGFARLAGKSIGIVANQPMSLAGVLDVDSSKKAARFTRFCDCFNIPLLVLVDVPGFLPGTDQEWNGIITNGAKLLYALSEATVPKITVITRKAYGGAYDVMNSKHIGADLNYAWPTAEIAVMGAKGASEIIFRKEIMDAKDPESKLREKEQEYAEKFANPFSAAERGFIDEVILPKDTRRKLIKGFSILEKKVVNLPKKKHGNIPL, encoded by the coding sequence ATGAAGGAGAAAGTAAAAACAGTGGCGGAAAAAATTGCACTTTCCAAATTGGGAGGCGGAAAAAAACGGATGGATGCCCAACACGCCAAAGGTAAATTAACGGCCCGTGAACGAATTCATTTTTTATTAGACGAGGGCTCCTTCGAAGAAATGGGCGCTTTGGTTACCCATAGGACCACGGATTTTGGAATGGACAAACAGATTTTTTATGGTGATGGGGTGGTCACTGGATTTGGAACGATCCACGGACGGGAAGTGTGTGTTTTTGCTCAAGATTTTACGGTATTTGGAGGTTCTCTTTCCGAAACGAATGCCGAGAAAATTTGTAAAATAATGGATATGGCCATGAAAATTGGTGTTCCTATTATAGGACTTAACGATAGTGGAGGCGCAAGAATACAGGAGGGGGTTCGCTCTTTGGGCGGTTACGCTGATATTTTTCATAGAAATGTTATGGCATCTGGGGTAATCCCCCAAATATCCGCCATTATGGGGCCCTGTGCCGGAGGGGCAGTGTACTCCCCTGCTATGACTGACTTTACCCTAATGGTAGAAAATACCAGTTATATGTTTGTTACCGGCCCTAATGTGGTAAAGACTGTTACCAATGAGGAGGTAACTTCCGAAGAGCTGGGCGGGGCCATCACCCACGCTACCAAGTCTGGAGTCACCCATTTTACAGCTATGAACGACATGGAATGTATAGCCCAGATAAAACAATTAATCAGTTATTTCCCCCAAAATTGTGAAGATATACCAAGTTCGCTCCCCTATTCATTACAAACGGAAATCAGGGAGGATCTGGAAACCATTATTCCTGAAAACGCCAATCAGCCTTATGATATGCGACATGTCATCCAAGAATTAATAGATACGGACACTTTCTTTGAGGTACATAAACTTTATGCAGAAAATATTGTGGTAGGATTCGCCCGTTTGGCAGGCAAAAGTATCGGGATAGTTGCTAATCAGCCTATGAGTTTAGCTGGGGTGCTAGACGTGGACAGCTCCAAAAAAGCTGCCAGATTTACCCGCTTTTGTGATTGTTTTAATATTCCCTTATTAGTATTGGTAGATGTTCCTGGATTTCTACCCGGCACGGATCAAGAATGGAACGGTATTATTACTAATGGCGCCAAATTACTGTATGCCCTTAGTGAGGCCACTGTCCCCAAAATTACGGTCATTACCAGAAAAGCCTATGGTGGGGCCTATGATGTAATGAACTCTAAACACATTGGGGCCGACCTAAATTACGCTTGGCCCACTGCCGAAATTGCCGTAATGGGCGCCAAAGGGGCAAGCGAAATCATCTTTAGAAAGGAGATCATGGACGCCAAGGACCCAGAAAGCAAACTAAGGGAAAAGGAACAAGAATACGCAGAAAAGTTTGCCAATCCCTTTAGTGCAGCAGAAAGAGGATTTATAGATGAGGTTATCCTCCCCAAGGATACCCGTAGAAAATTAATTAAGGGGTTTTCAATATTGGAAAAAAAGGTAGTTAATCTGCCCAAGAAGAAGCATGGAAACATACCTTTGTAA
- a CDS encoding DUF6747 family protein, whose protein sequence is MVRSYLKAFCWFSLNITAIVLYTFNSRISTGFAFD, encoded by the coding sequence GTGGTCAGGAGTTATTTGAAAGCGTTCTGTTGGTTTAGTCTAAACATCACCGCCATAGTTCTTTACACTTTTAATTCTAGGATCAGTACCGGATTTGCGTTCGATTAA
- the accC gene encoding acetyl-CoA carboxylase biotin carboxylase subunit codes for MKKILIANRGEIALRIMRTVQKMGIKTVAVYSDADRESPHVRFADEAVYIGNSPSSESYLNMEKLLKAVQDTHSDAVHPGYGFLSENAVFAQLLTENGITFIGPKPHAIRVMGDKLAAKETVKDYNIPMVPGIDKAITDIVLAKTIANQIGYPILIKAAAGGGGKGMRVVQQADELEEQMHRAISEAIAAFGSGAVFLEKYIDSPRHIEIQILADNHGNTVHLFERECSVQRRHQKVIEEAPSAVLTPKIRTAMGEAAIMVAKACNYVGAGTVEFLLDTDNNFYFLEMNTRLQVEHPVTEMITGIDLVEQQIKIARNQVLELSQEELSIKGHAVELRVYAEDPFNDFLPSIGTLETYQRPHGPGIRLDDGFEEGMTIPIYYDPMLSKLIAYGKDRQEAIQRMLQAIANYKIAGLETTLPFGKFVFEHPAFTSGNFDTHFVKKHFTTEALQVQYEQERKIAALVGLKLYLEHKAQLKIPDREKSSWSLKRTNK; via the coding sequence ATGAAAAAAATACTGATAGCCAATAGAGGAGAAATTGCATTGAGAATAATGCGGACTGTCCAAAAAATGGGTATAAAGACCGTTGCGGTATATTCGGATGCGGACAGGGAGTCCCCCCATGTGCGGTTTGCGGATGAAGCGGTGTATATTGGGAATTCCCCTTCCTCCGAGTCCTATTTAAATATGGAGAAGCTCCTGAAGGCGGTCCAAGACACCCATTCCGATGCAGTACATCCTGGATACGGATTTTTAAGTGAAAATGCCGTTTTTGCACAACTTTTGACAGAAAACGGGATTACTTTTATAGGTCCTAAACCTCATGCGATAAGAGTTATGGGCGATAAATTAGCTGCTAAGGAGACGGTAAAAGATTATAATATTCCCATGGTGCCCGGTATAGATAAAGCCATAACCGATATAGTCTTGGCCAAGACCATTGCCAATCAAATTGGTTATCCCATACTAATTAAGGCGGCGGCCGGAGGCGGCGGTAAAGGAATGAGGGTGGTCCAACAAGCCGATGAATTGGAGGAACAAATGCATCGCGCAATCAGCGAGGCTATAGCCGCTTTTGGAAGTGGGGCCGTGTTTCTGGAAAAATACATTGACTCCCCAAGGCATATAGAGATACAGATATTGGCCGATAATCACGGGAATACAGTACATTTATTTGAGCGAGAATGCAGTGTACAAAGGAGACATCAAAAGGTAATTGAGGAAGCTCCATCTGCGGTACTTACCCCAAAAATAAGAACCGCAATGGGTGAAGCAGCAATTATGGTAGCCAAAGCTTGTAATTATGTTGGTGCCGGAACCGTAGAGTTTTTACTGGATACGGACAATAATTTTTATTTTTTGGAAATGAATACCCGATTGCAAGTAGAACATCCTGTCACGGAGATGATTACAGGGATAGATTTAGTGGAACAACAGATCAAGATTGCAAGGAACCAAGTATTGGAACTATCCCAAGAGGAACTATCCATCAAAGGACACGCAGTTGAACTAAGAGTGTATGCAGAAGACCCCTTTAATGATTTTTTGCCCAGTATTGGCACACTAGAAACATACCAACGCCCCCATGGTCCTGGAATACGGTTGGACGATGGTTTTGAGGAAGGCATGACCATCCCAATTTACTATGACCCTATGCTGTCCAAATTGATTGCATATGGAAAAGATCGCCAAGAAGCCATACAGCGTATGCTTCAGGCTATAGCTAACTACAAGATAGCAGGTCTGGAGACAACACTGCCATTTGGTAAATTTGTCTTTGAACACCCCGCCTTTACCTCTGGTAATTTTGACACCCACTTTGTAAAGAAACATTTTACTACCGAAGCCTTGCAAGTACAATATGAGCAGGAGCGAAAAATTGCCGCTTTGGTGGGACTTAAACTTTATTTGGAACACAAGGCACAACTAAAAATTCCCGATCGGGAAAAGTCTAGCTGGTCATTAAAAAGAACTAATAAATAA
- a CDS encoding cytochrome c — protein sequence MKIIFKSAAILFSALIMSCGGKEEKKKEGFSVDRAKTKTEKPATPAASEVKASETVDLTNKGIGPITSITLGADIDQDMAKTGKEVYDQMCLACHRVGKKFIGPAPDGVMERRTPEWVMNMILNPEGMVKEDPLAKALFMEFNGSPMANQGLTEEQARAVVEYFRTL from the coding sequence ATGAAAATAATTTTTAAGAGTGCTGCAATCCTTTTTTCAGCTTTGATCATGAGCTGTGGGGGAAAGGAAGAAAAGAAAAAGGAGGGCTTTAGTGTTGATAGGGCTAAGACCAAAACTGAAAAGCCTGCTACTCCAGCGGCTTCTGAAGTGAAGGCATCCGAAACAGTTGATCTCACTAATAAGGGAATTGGTCCAATTACCTCAATTACTTTGGGTGCAGACATAGACCAGGACATGGCTAAAACAGGAAAAGAAGTATATGATCAAATGTGTTTGGCCTGTCATAGGGTAGGTAAGAAATTTATAGGCCCGGCCCCGGATGGTGTAATGGAAAGACGTACGCCGGAATGGGTAATGAATATGATACTGAATCCTGAAGGGATGGTAAAAGAAGATCCTTTGGCGAAAGCGCTATTTATGGAGTTTAACGGATCTCCTATGGCCAATCAAGGACTTACAGAAGAACAGGCCAGGGCAGTCGTGGAATACTTTAGAACCTTATAA
- a CDS encoding acyl-CoA thioesterase II, which yields MNSIEDLIELLSLERIGDTTFIGQNYQAPWGRVFGGQVLAQSLHAAYQTVPDNKIAHSMHAYFILGGDLSIPITYEVENIRDGGSFATRRVVAKQNGKAIFNMAASFQVKEEGVDHQISIPNVITPKKLLNSLDQLEEMEQIDPYTYKFIQLTHPKIFDFKPVERLSALLTKNGPPFNHMWMRSATPITASLPLQHQLLAYMSDYNILTTASLPHREQLRADKTFYASIDHAIWFHRDFNIADWLLYTMDSPSASNARGFSRGSIFNRQGTLIASVAQEGLMRKMK from the coding sequence ATGAACAGTATAGAAGACTTAATAGAATTACTTAGCTTAGAACGTATAGGCGATACTACTTTTATCGGACAGAATTATCAGGCTCCATGGGGCAGGGTATTTGGAGGACAAGTGTTGGCACAATCCCTGCATGCGGCCTATCAAACGGTACCAGACAATAAGATTGCCCATTCCATGCACGCTTATTTTATTTTAGGGGGAGACCTTAGTATTCCCATAACCTACGAAGTGGAAAATATTAGGGACGGAGGTAGTTTTGCAACAAGACGAGTAGTGGCCAAACAAAATGGTAAGGCTATTTTTAATATGGCCGCTTCCTTTCAAGTAAAGGAAGAGGGAGTAGATCACCAGATTTCCATACCTAATGTAATAACCCCTAAAAAACTATTGAACAGTTTGGATCAGCTAGAGGAGATGGAGCAAATAGACCCCTATACCTATAAATTTATCCAACTTACACACCCCAAAATATTCGATTTTAAACCAGTGGAACGGCTTAGCGCCCTACTTACAAAAAATGGGCCGCCTTTTAACCATATGTGGATGCGTTCCGCAACACCAATAACGGCCAGCTTGCCGTTACAACATCAGTTGTTGGCCTATATGTCCGATTACAATATCCTTACTACCGCCTCCCTTCCCCACAGGGAACAGCTGAGAGCGGATAAAACATTTTATGCAAGTATTGACCATGCCATTTGGTTTCATCGCGATTTTAATATTGCCGACTGGCTTTTATATACTATGGATAGTCCAAGTGCCTCCAATGCCAGAGGTTTTTCTAGGGGAAGTATTTTCAACCGACAGGGAACACTAATTGCCTCGGTAGCCCAAGAAGGTTTGATGCGAAAAATGAAGTGA